A region of Desulfolithobacter dissulfuricans DNA encodes the following proteins:
- a CDS encoding 30S ribosomal protein S1, producing the protein MCRSTEEVQPMTENGTQPAMAAEENGTEEMSFAELFEQEDNNTVIKVGEVAIGTVVDINNDAVLIDVGDKAESYIPLSEFRHEDPDREIKIGDQFEVFIEKRKEEGGLQLSREKAIAIKVWEKIAKIQEEDGTIEGRIENRVKGGMSVDIGVPAFLPYSQIDLRPVKDLDSLIGKTFEFKILKFNRKRNNVVISRRAILEEKRAKLREKMRSTLEEGQTIRGAITNITDYGLFIDLGGMDGLCHITDLSWGRVSHPSKLYNVGDEIEVKILKYDKENDRVSLGVKQLKSDPWERVPEEYAVGSRVKGKVVSITDYGVFVELEEGVEGLVHISEMSWSKKPRHPSKMVTVGDEIEVQVLKVEAETKRISLGMKQLQPNPWDVVEENYPVGSIIEGKIKNITDFGIFIGIEEGIDGLIHVSDLSWTERIKHPSEKYAKGETIQAVVLKIDKENERFSLGVKQLQPDPWQAALSNYPTGSTVEGTITNVTDFGVFVQLEEGIEGLVHVSEISREKVKTPVGMFNVGDPLKAMVINVSPEDRKIGLSIKALEQKDETGSMPSEYEPKETAGPSTFGDLLKKAAAGGQDDESNK; encoded by the coding sequence ATGTGCCGGTCAACAGAGGAAGTGCAACCCATGACTGAAAATGGAACTCAGCCCGCCATGGCGGCAGAAGAAAATGGCACCGAGGAGATGAGCTTTGCTGAACTCTTCGAGCAGGAAGACAACAACACGGTTATCAAGGTAGGCGAGGTAGCCATCGGTACGGTCGTTGACATCAACAACGATGCCGTACTCATCGATGTGGGGGATAAGGCGGAAAGCTACATCCCGCTTTCAGAATTCCGCCACGAAGATCCGGACCGGGAAATCAAGATTGGCGACCAGTTCGAGGTATTCATTGAAAAACGCAAGGAAGAGGGCGGCCTGCAGCTCTCCCGTGAAAAAGCCATTGCCATTAAAGTCTGGGAAAAGATAGCAAAAATCCAGGAAGAAGACGGCACCATCGAGGGCCGTATCGAGAACCGGGTCAAGGGCGGCATGTCCGTCGACATCGGAGTTCCGGCCTTCCTTCCCTATTCGCAGATCGACCTGCGGCCGGTCAAGGACCTGGACAGCCTCATCGGCAAGACCTTCGAGTTCAAGATCCTCAAGTTCAACCGCAAACGCAACAACGTGGTTATCTCCCGCCGTGCCATTCTCGAAGAGAAGCGGGCCAAGCTGCGCGAGAAGATGCGTTCCACCCTGGAAGAAGGCCAGACAATCCGCGGCGCCATCACCAACATCACCGACTACGGTCTGTTCATCGACCTCGGCGGCATGGACGGCCTGTGTCATATCACCGACCTCTCCTGGGGCCGGGTATCGCATCCGTCCAAGCTCTATAACGTGGGCGACGAGATCGAGGTCAAGATCCTCAAGTATGACAAGGAAAACGACCGTGTTTCCCTGGGTGTCAAGCAGCTCAAGTCCGATCCGTGGGAGCGGGTACCGGAAGAGTATGCCGTCGGCTCCCGGGTCAAGGGCAAGGTGGTTTCCATCACCGATTACGGTGTATTCGTGGAACTCGAGGAAGGTGTCGAGGGACTGGTCCACATCTCCGAGATGAGCTGGTCCAAGAAGCCGCGCCATCCCTCCAAGATGGTCACCGTGGGTGACGAGATCGAGGTTCAGGTACTCAAGGTCGAGGCCGAGACCAAGCGTATCTCTCTGGGCATGAAGCAACTGCAGCCCAACCCGTGGGATGTGGTCGAGGAGAACTATCCGGTCGGCTCCATCATCGAGGGCAAGATCAAGAACATCACCGATTTCGGTATTTTCATCGGCATTGAGGAAGGCATCGACGGCCTGATTCACGTCTCTGACCTCTCCTGGACCGAGCGGATCAAGCATCCGTCCGAGAAATATGCCAAGGGTGAGACCATCCAGGCGGTTGTCCTGAAGATCGACAAGGAAAACGAGCGTTTCTCGCTTGGTGTCAAGCAGCTGCAGCCGGATCCATGGCAGGCGGCCCTCAGCAACTACCCCACCGGCTCCACGGTGGAAGGCACGATCACCAATGTCACTGATTTTGGTGTGTTTGTGCAGCTTGAGGAAGGGATCGAAGGACTGGTGCATGTCTCCGAGATCAGCCGCGAGAAGGTCAAGACCCCCGTGGGCATGTTCAATGTCGGTGACCCTCTCAAGGCGATGGTCATCAATGTATCGCCCGAGGACCGCAAGATAGGCCTGTCCATCAAGGCGCTCGAGCAGAAGGATGAAACCGGTTCCATGCCTTCGGAATACGAGCCCAAGGAGACCGCCGGCCCCTCCACCTTTGGCGACCTGCTGAAAAAAGCGGCTGCCGGGGGACAGGACGACGAATCAAACAAATAA
- a CDS encoding HU family DNA-binding protein has protein sequence MLKRELVNEVAEQLGGYYKQDIARAVDIILEEISQALVDGRRVEIRGFGSFSVRTRKPRTTKNPKTGKMMNIPARKTLHFTMSKSLKEVLIEE, from the coding sequence ATGCTTAAACGGGAACTGGTTAATGAAGTTGCTGAGCAGCTGGGCGGATACTACAAACAGGATATCGCCCGGGCAGTGGACATCATCCTGGAAGAGATATCCCAGGCGCTGGTTGATGGACGTCGGGTGGAAATCCGTGGTTTTGGCAGTTTTTCCGTCCGGACACGCAAGCCGCGCACAACCAAGAATCCGAAGACGGGTAAGATGATGAATATTCCTGCCCGCAAAACACTCCATTTCACCATGAGTAAATCACTCAAGGAAGTGCTTATCGAGGAGTAA
- a CDS encoding L-threonylcarbamoyladenylate synthase — translation MASLLEINPYNPQPRLIAQVVDVLKRGGVICYPTDTMYGIGCDIFNQKAVKRVYQIKKRPKHKPFSFMCPDLKDIARYSHVGNTAYRLMRKNLPGPYTFVLPGTKLVPKIMLTKQKTVGIRVPDNPICLAIVEALGNPVLNTSAMREDDEEPVIDAYDVADRFGSQVDLIIDGGEVFPNPSTVVSLVDDQPEILREGKGDISVFL, via the coding sequence ATGGCTTCATTACTCGAAATAAATCCATACAATCCACAGCCCCGGCTCATTGCCCAGGTTGTCGATGTCCTCAAGAGAGGCGGAGTCATCTGTTATCCCACCGATACCATGTACGGTATCGGCTGCGATATTTTCAATCAGAAGGCGGTCAAGCGGGTCTATCAGATCAAGAAGCGACCCAAGCACAAGCCCTTTTCCTTCATGTGTCCGGACCTCAAGGACATCGCCAGGTACAGCCATGTGGGCAATACGGCCTACCGGCTGATGCGCAAGAACCTGCCCGGTCCGTACACCTTTGTCCTGCCCGGCACCAAGCTGGTGCCGAAAATCATGCTGACCAAGCAGAAGACCGTTGGTATCAGGGTGCCGGACAACCCCATATGTCTGGCCATCGTCGAGGCCCTGGGGAACCCGGTTCTCAACACCTCGGCCATGCGCGAAGACGATGAAGAGCCGGTGATCGATGCCTATGATGTGGCCGACCGATTCGGCTCCCAGGTGGACCTCATAATCGACGGCGGCGAAGTCTTTCCCAACCCCTCCACCGTTGTTTCCCTCGTCGACGACCAGCCCGAGATCCTGCGTGAGGGCAAGGGCGACATCTCCGTATTCCTGTAG
- the guaB gene encoding IMP dehydrogenase encodes MFNEDIPPAYTFDDVLLIPAASEVLPSEVSLATRLTNKIKLNAPLISAAMDTVTEHRTAIAMAREGGIGIIHKNMSISDQAREVERVKKSEYGMIIDPVTVTEDQSVADVQNIMRTYKISGLPVLNKEKLVGIVTNRDLRFVSDDNLKVRDVMTSKNLITAPVGIDLEHSKALLHEHRIEKLLVVDEEGNLKGLITIKDIEKLKKYPNAAKDDIGRLLVGAAIGISGDMQERTAALVAAGVDVVVLDSAHGHSAGVIKALEMVKNLFPDLQVIAGNVATAEGTADLIRAGANAVKVGVGPGSICTTRIVAGVGVPQLTALKNCTEEAKKHGIPIIADGGIKFSGDICKAIGIGAHTVMVGSLFAGTDETPGETFLYQGRKYKGYRGMGSLGAMKEGSSDRYFQKKESSKLVPEGIEGKVPYRGPISEMIYQLLGGLRSGMGYVGAATIEELHKRARFVRISPAGLRESHVHDVIITREAPNYRTESI; translated from the coding sequence ATGTTCAACGAGGATATCCCGCCGGCATATACCTTTGACGACGTCCTTCTCATACCCGCGGCTTCCGAGGTTCTGCCATCGGAGGTCTCGCTGGCCACCCGCCTCACCAACAAGATCAAGCTCAATGCCCCCCTGATCAGCGCGGCCATGGACACGGTCACCGAGCACCGTACCGCCATTGCCATGGCCCGGGAAGGCGGCATCGGCATCATCCATAAAAATATGAGTATCAGTGACCAGGCCCGGGAAGTCGAGCGGGTCAAGAAGTCGGAATACGGCATGATCATCGACCCGGTCACGGTCACCGAGGACCAGTCGGTGGCCGATGTCCAAAATATCATGCGCACCTACAAGATATCCGGTCTGCCGGTACTCAATAAGGAAAAGCTGGTCGGCATCGTCACCAACCGTGACCTTCGTTTTGTCTCGGACGACAACCTGAAGGTGCGCGATGTCATGACCTCCAAAAACCTGATCACCGCCCCGGTGGGCATCGACCTGGAGCACTCCAAGGCCCTGCTCCACGAACATCGCATTGAAAAACTGCTCGTTGTCGACGAAGAAGGCAACCTCAAGGGGCTGATCACCATCAAGGATATCGAGAAACTGAAAAAGTATCCCAATGCAGCCAAGGACGATATCGGCCGGCTGCTGGTCGGTGCCGCCATCGGCATCTCCGGCGACATGCAGGAACGGACTGCCGCCCTGGTGGCCGCCGGCGTGGACGTGGTGGTGCTCGACTCGGCCCACGGCCATTCGGCCGGGGTCATCAAAGCCCTGGAAATGGTCAAGAATCTCTTTCCCGACCTGCAGGTGATTGCCGGAAACGTGGCCACCGCCGAAGGCACCGCCGACCTGATCAGGGCCGGGGCCAATGCGGTGAAGGTCGGGGTCGGACCCGGCTCCATCTGCACCACCCGTATCGTTGCCGGTGTCGGTGTGCCCCAGCTCACCGCACTCAAGAACTGCACCGAAGAGGCCAAGAAACACGGTATCCCGATCATTGCCGACGGCGGCATCAAGTTTTCCGGCGATATCTGCAAGGCCATCGGTATCGGCGCCCACACGGTCATGGTCGGCTCGCTCTTTGCCGGCACCGACGAGACACCGGGCGAGACCTTCCTCTACCAGGGGCGCAAATACAAGGGCTACCGGGGCATGGGATCGCTGGGCGCCATGAAGGAAGGCTCTTCGGACCGGTATTTCCAGAAAAAGGAAAGCTCCAAGCTGGTGCCCGAGGGCATCGAGGGCAAAGTTCCCTACCGGGGTCCCATCTCCGAGATGATCTACCAGCTCCTGGGCGGACTGCGCTCCGGCATGGGCTACGTAGGCGCGGCAACCATTGAAGAGCTGCACAAACGGGCCCGCTTTGTCCGCATATCGCCGGCCGGGCTGCGGGAATCCCATGTCCATGATGTCATTATCACCCGGGAAGCGCCCAACTACAGAACAGAGAGCATCTAG
- the guaA gene encoding glutamine-hydrolyzing GMP synthase, translating to MATHTEKILILDFGSQTTQLIARRIREQKVYSEIHPYNLPLEKIKTLKPSGIVLSGGPASVYDEDAPISDPGIFELDIPVLGICYGAQLMMQQLGGRVEKAEKREFGKAELSIEYTGGIFAGMETPPIHYQVWMSHGDRIEELAPGFEATASSPHSPYAALRHREKPLVAVQFHPEVAHTLIGTDVLRNFIFGICGCTPSWTMHSFIDTTVEEIRRKVGDDRVICALSGGVDSSVTAALVHRAIGDQLTCIYVNNGLMRTGESESVLRFFRQKTSLKVIDVDATDYFLDQLKGVADPEEKRKRIGYGFIKIFEEEAKKLGEVKYLAQGTLYPDVIESVEFRGKAPIKSHHNVGGLPERMQLDLIEPLRELFKDEVRELGLELGLPEEAIYRQPFPGPGLGIRIMGEVTAERLNILRQADVIVLDEFKKEGWYRKVWQSFAVLLPIQTVGVMGDGRTYEHVIAIRCVDSKDAMTADWSRVDYDLLGRISNRIINEVRGVNRVVYDISSKPPSTIEWE from the coding sequence ATGGCGACACATACTGAAAAGATACTGATCCTCGATTTCGGCTCCCAGACGACCCAGCTCATTGCCCGGCGCATCCGGGAGCAGAAGGTGTACAGCGAAATCCACCCCTACAATCTGCCCCTGGAAAAGATCAAGACGCTCAAGCCGTCAGGCATTGTTCTTTCCGGCGGACCGGCCTCGGTCTACGACGAGGACGCACCGATTTCCGACCCGGGCATCTTCGAGCTCGATATCCCGGTGCTCGGTATCTGCTACGGCGCCCAGCTGATGATGCAGCAGCTCGGCGGCCGGGTGGAGAAGGCGGAGAAACGCGAGTTCGGCAAGGCCGAGCTTTCCATCGAGTACACCGGCGGTATCTTTGCCGGCATGGAAACACCACCCATTCATTACCAGGTATGGATGAGCCACGGCGACCGGATCGAGGAGCTGGCCCCGGGGTTCGAGGCCACGGCCTCCAGCCCGCACTCGCCCTATGCCGCCCTCAGGCATCGGGAGAAGCCCCTTGTCGCGGTCCAGTTTCACCCTGAAGTCGCCCATACCCTGATCGGTACCGATGTCCTGCGAAACTTCATTTTCGGCATCTGCGGCTGCACCCCTTCCTGGACAATGCATTCCTTCATCGACACCACGGTGGAGGAAATCCGCCGCAAGGTGGGTGACGACCGGGTCATCTGTGCCCTGTCCGGCGGGGTGGACTCATCGGTCACTGCCGCCCTGGTCCACCGGGCCATCGGCGATCAGCTGACCTGCATCTACGTCAATAACGGGCTCATGCGGACCGGCGAGTCGGAAAGTGTGCTCCGGTTTTTCCGTCAGAAAACCAGCCTCAAGGTCATCGACGTGGACGCGACCGACTACTTCCTCGACCAGCTCAAGGGGGTGGCCGATCCGGAGGAAAAACGCAAGCGCATCGGCTACGGATTCATCAAGATCTTCGAGGAAGAGGCGAAAAAGCTTGGCGAGGTCAAATACCTGGCCCAGGGAACCCTGTATCCGGATGTCATCGAGTCGGTTGAATTCCGTGGCAAGGCTCCCATCAAGTCGCATCATAACGTGGGTGGCCTGCCCGAGCGCATGCAGCTGGACCTTATCGAACCGCTGCGGGAACTGTTCAAGGACGAGGTCCGGGAACTGGGCCTGGAGCTTGGCCTGCCCGAGGAGGCTATCTACCGCCAGCCCTTCCCCGGGCCGGGGCTGGGTATCAGGATCATGGGCGAGGTCACGGCCGAACGGCTCAACATCCTCCGCCAGGCCGATGTCATTGTCCTGGATGAGTTTAAGAAAGAAGGCTGGTACCGAAAGGTATGGCAGTCCTTTGCCGTGCTTCTCCCCATCCAGACCGTGGGCGTCATGGGCGATGGCCGCACCTATGAACATGTGATCGCCATCCGCTGCGTGGACAGCAAGGACGCCATGACCGCGGACTGGTCCCGGGTGGACTACGACCTGCTGGGCCGGATATCCAACCGGATCATCAACGAGGTCCGCGGCGTGAACCGGGTGGTCTACGATATCTCATCCAAGCCTCCTTCCACCATCGAGTGGGAATAA
- a CDS encoding NYN domain-containing protein, which yields MLKTGIYVDAENIKMSGGYGMRYDVLVDLANSGHSVMLRANCYLAEDRERTKRDQEYRHKVYAYHDILRQCGFKIIKKYVRRYQDEDGNVTTKANADMDLAIDALLQARNLDRVILLTGDGDFIRLVIALQNMGCRVEVIGFRNVSHELKEVADAYFSGYLIPGLLPIHQNGSVQNDEWQRGTVTSFHPDRGFGFFRYYHMVDGVLIPQTVFFHLSQSSLDGDYHFQDSSQIFEFRVINNPANDNRSEARDIRLVREN from the coding sequence ATGCTCAAAACCGGAATATACGTCGACGCCGAGAATATCAAGATGAGTGGCGGGTACGGCATGCGCTACGACGTGCTTGTCGATCTCGCCAACTCGGGCCACTCCGTTATGCTGCGTGCCAACTGCTACCTGGCCGAAGACCGGGAACGGACCAAGCGTGACCAGGAGTATCGCCACAAGGTCTATGCCTATCACGATATTCTCCGCCAGTGCGGGTTCAAGATCATCAAGAAGTATGTCCGCCGCTACCAGGACGAGGACGGCAACGTCACCACCAAGGCCAATGCCGACATGGACCTGGCCATCGATGCCCTGCTCCAGGCCCGCAACCTGGACCGGGTGATTCTGCTCACCGGTGACGGCGATTTCATCCGTCTGGTCATCGCCCTGCAGAACATGGGCTGCCGGGTGGAGGTCATCGGCTTCCGCAACGTCAGCCATGAACTCAAGGAGGTGGCGGACGCCTACTTCTCCGGCTACCTGATACCGGGCCTGCTGCCCATCCACCAGAACGGCAGTGTCCAGAATGACGAGTGGCAGCGGGGCACGGTGACCAGCTTCCACCCGGATCGCGGTTTTGGTTTTTTCCGGTATTATCACATGGTCGATGGTGTCCTGATCCCGCAGACGGTCTTTTTTCATCTATCCCAGTCTTCCCTGGACGGGGATTACCACTTTCAGGACTCCTCCCAGATCTTCGAGTTCCGGGTCATCAACAATCCGGCCAACGACAACCGGTCCGAGGCCAGAGACATACGGCTGGTGCGCGAAAACTGA
- a CDS encoding ATP-binding protein produces the protein MWKVTVDNDRCQGCGTCVDACPGEVYEMVDNLARPVRMDDCHGCHTCEALCEQDACHIEAR, from the coding sequence ATGTGGAAGGTCACAGTGGATAACGACAGATGTCAGGGCTGCGGAACCTGTGTGGACGCCTGCCCCGGCGAAGTATACGAGATGGTGGATAACCTGGCCAGGCCGGTCCGGATGGACGACTGCCACGGCTGCCATACCTGCGAGGCGCTCTGTGAGCAGGATGCCTGCCATATCGAGGCCCGGTAG
- a CDS encoding HAD hydrolase-like protein, with translation MHIDLLFDLDGTLCDPRTGIVRSFNHALRALGRPELPGEELEQFIGPPLEQAFETLLPGSDETVIAQAVAAFRKRYVATGWRENMVYGGVHEVLQGLRSKGYTMAVCTAKRTDIASMILEHFQLSPYFAGVFGADLAATKSRLVARLLENNLCSDYTWMIGDRCYDILAATDNGLRSVGVLWGYGSAEELEQCLPSLFARLPHDLKNIHFS, from the coding sequence ATGCATATTGATCTCCTTTTTGATCTGGATGGCACCCTGTGCGATCCTCGAACCGGTATAGTCCGCAGTTTCAACCATGCTCTGCGCGCCCTTGGCCGGCCGGAACTGCCAGGCGAGGAACTGGAGCAGTTCATCGGCCCGCCCCTGGAACAGGCTTTCGAGACGCTCTTGCCCGGCAGCGACGAGACCGTGATAGCCCAGGCAGTGGCCGCGTTCCGCAAGCGGTATGTCGCCACCGGCTGGAGAGAGAATATGGTCTACGGCGGCGTTCACGAGGTCCTGCAGGGACTGCGGAGCAAGGGCTATACCATGGCGGTCTGCACGGCCAAGCGCACCGACATCGCCAGCATGATCCTGGAACATTTCCAGCTCAGCCCCTACTTTGCCGGGGTGTTTGGCGCCGACCTTGCCGCGACCAAGTCCCGCCTGGTTGCCCGCCTGCTTGAAAACAACCTCTGTAGCGATTATACCTGGATGATCGGCGATCGGTGTTACGACATCCTTGCGGCAACGGATAACGGCCTGCGGTCCGTCGGGGTGCTCTGGGGCTACGGTTCGGCGGAAGAACTGGAACAGTGCCTCCCCAGCCTCTTTGCCCGGCTGCCGCACGACCTGAAAAACATTCATTTTTCATGA
- a CDS encoding glycosyltransferase family 2 protein, with amino-acid sequence MISVIIPIYNEKDSIDPLQRDIERVMKGLEQEYEILFVDDGSTDGSTELIREKETSSPAIRAIFFRKNFGKSATLNAGFQASRGEIIFTMDGDLQDDPEEIPRFLAKLDEGYDLVTGWKVKRKDPLEKRLPSKLFNAITSRMSGLNLRDYNCGFKCYRREVIKEIRLYGELHRFIPSWPTRRVSGWRRSR; translated from the coding sequence ATGATCTCTGTTATCATTCCGATATATAACGAAAAGGATTCAATAGATCCCCTGCAGCGCGATATAGAGCGGGTAATGAAAGGACTGGAGCAGGAGTATGAGATCCTGTTCGTCGATGATGGCAGCACCGACGGTTCCACCGAGCTCATCCGGGAAAAAGAGACCAGCAGCCCGGCAATCCGGGCCATCTTCTTTCGCAAGAATTTCGGTAAATCAGCGACCCTCAACGCCGGTTTCCAGGCCTCCAGGGGAGAGATCATCTTTACCATGGACGGCGATCTGCAGGATGACCCCGAGGAGATACCCAGGTTTCTGGCCAAGCTGGACGAAGGATATGACCTGGTGACCGGCTGGAAGGTGAAGCGCAAGGATCCGCTGGAGAAACGGCTGCCCTCCAAACTGTTCAACGCCATTACCTCCAGGATGAGCGGCCTCAACCTGCGGGACTACAACTGCGGCTTCAAGTGTTACCGCCGGGAAGTGATCAAGGAAATTCGCCTGTACGGTGAACTGCACCGCTTTATCCCTTCCTGGCCCACAAGAAGGGTTTCCGGGTGGCGGAGATCCCGGTGA
- a CDS encoding GtrA family protein, producing the protein MKLIKFFTSSSIGTGVDFTIYTVLSTFLFPPVANLISAGAGMVTNYVIQRRFVFEASRSIPVSFILSVLFSLGGIGLGTLFIYILIHIPVMRQQPVMAKIISTAIIFFYNYETKKIAFGDTKERSVASNY; encoded by the coding sequence TTGAAACTCATTAAATTTTTCACATCTTCCAGCATCGGCACCGGCGTCGACTTCACCATCTATACCGTGCTGTCCACCTTTCTCTTTCCGCCGGTCGCCAACCTGATCAGCGCCGGGGCCGGAATGGTGACCAACTATGTCATCCAGCGCCGCTTTGTCTTCGAGGCCTCCAGGTCCATACCGGTTTCCTTCATTCTCTCGGTGCTGTTTTCCCTGGGCGGGATCGGTCTGGGTACCCTGTTCATCTATATACTGATCCACATTCCGGTCATGCGCCAGCAACCGGTCATGGCCAAGATCATCAGTACGGCCATCATCTTTTTCTACAACTACGAAACAAAGAAAATCGCTTTTGGTGACACAAAGGAGCGGTCTGTTGCGTCCAATTACTGA
- a CDS encoding glycosyltransferase family 39 protein: MRPITDFILQRFPLFIGLYFLAHLFLRLLSNNTLTIDESEQMLVSQYFSLGYNAQPPLYTWIQILFFRIFGQSILAIALLKNLFLYLLYLFTWLSARMISRDRLVAALSALSLILLFQIAWVAQIDQIHSAAVTTTAAAALYFFLRLINHGRAVDYLLFGMVSGCGLLFKYNFLLLLLAMGLTCLFHAELRPRILTRKVFLALGPIVLITLPHTLWFIQHTGLATGETIQRMNMDDIGHPVQDRLRGMADLLKVSLAFVSPFWLIFLLLFRRGLGPTRYPQSKILGSILIWIVVLLVLIIMASGISNIKERWLQPYLFFFPLWCLLHVHESALRTRAAKLAATAALFMSLVLLIIPLRLVTIDLTGKPHRENYPFRQLAQRIQSRGIKPQLIVAEDMFIGGNLRLFFPQAKVRTPALPMGPPPKAETILLAWHNHKPTLAPEALDPESYQCVEYKESIPFKFSRKLLYRPHYLVCRDLK; this comes from the coding sequence TTGCGTCCAATTACTGATTTCATCCTCCAGCGATTTCCCCTTTTCATCGGTCTCTATTTTCTCGCCCACCTGTTTCTGCGCCTCCTGAGCAACAACACCCTCACCATCGACGAATCGGAGCAGATGCTGGTATCCCAGTATTTCAGCCTGGGCTATAATGCCCAGCCGCCGCTCTACACCTGGATCCAGATCCTGTTCTTCAGGATCTTCGGTCAGTCGATCCTGGCCATTGCCCTGCTCAAGAACCTTTTTCTCTACCTGCTCTATCTCTTCACCTGGCTAAGCGCCAGAATGATCAGCCGGGACAGGCTGGTGGCCGCCCTGTCGGCGCTTTCCCTGATCCTGCTCTTTCAGATCGCCTGGGTGGCCCAGATCGACCAGATCCACTCGGCCGCGGTCACCACGACCGCAGCGGCGGCCCTCTATTTTTTCCTGCGCCTGATCAACCATGGCAGGGCAGTGGATTACCTGCTCTTCGGCATGGTCTCCGGCTGCGGACTGCTGTTCAAGTACAACTTCCTCCTCCTGCTCCTGGCCATGGGCCTCACCTGCCTGTTCCATGCCGAACTGCGGCCCAGAATCCTGACCCGGAAGGTCTTTCTGGCCCTCGGTCCAATCGTACTTATCACCCTGCCCCACACCCTCTGGTTCATCCAGCACACCGGCCTGGCCACCGGCGAGACCATCCAGCGGATGAACATGGACGATATCGGCCACCCGGTCCAGGACCGGCTCCGCGGCATGGCCGATCTGCTCAAGGTCAGCCTGGCCTTTGTCAGTCCCTTCTGGCTCATCTTCCTGCTCCTGTTTCGCAGGGGCCTGGGCCCCACCCGCTACCCGCAGAGCAAAATCCTCGGCTCTATCCTGATCTGGATCGTGGTCCTCCTTGTCCTCATCATCATGGCCAGCGGCATCTCAAACATCAAGGAGCGATGGCTGCAGCCCTATCTCTTCTTCTTTCCCCTCTGGTGCCTGCTCCATGTCCACGAGTCAGCCCTGCGCACCAGGGCGGCAAAACTTGCAGCCACTGCGGCACTCTTCATGTCCCTGGTTCTCCTGATCATCCCGCTGCGGCTGGTAACCATCGATCTCACAGGGAAACCGCACCGGGAAAATTATCCCTTCAGGCAGCTTGCCCAGCGGATTCAAAGCCGGGGAATCAAACCGCAGCTGATCGTTGCCGAGGACATGTTCATCGGCGGCAACCTGCGTCTCTTCTTTCCCCAGGCCAAAGTCCGTACGCCCGCCCTGCCCATGGGACCGCCTCCCAAAGCGGAAACGATCCTCCTGGCCTGGCACAACCACAAGCCGACGCTGGCCCCGGAAGCCCTGGACCCGGAGAGCTACCAGTGCGTGGAATACAAGGAGAGCATTCCTTTCAAATTCTCCCGCAAACTGCTCTACAGGCCGCACTACCTGGTCTGCAGAGACCTGAAATGA